The Nocardia sp. NBC_01503 sequence ACTCAGTCCAGAACCGGGACGGCCGCGAACCTTGACGGTCGTTGCACTACGGGCGAATTCGGCCCTTCGCTTCGGGCGGGTTCGGGGCTGCATTTTCGGCCCTTCGCTTCGCTGCGGGCGGGGTTCGGGGCCCTGGAGTCCTGGTTCTTCCCTCCTTCCGCTCCTCCGCCGCGCTCAGTCCAGAACCGGGACGGTCGCGAACTGTGTGGGTGAGTGGAACGGGGGCTTCGGTGTGGAGGCGGTCGGGCGGCAAGCGCGCAACGATGTCTGGTATCGGAGGGTTCGATCGTCCGCTTACGGAATGTGACATGTAATTTGAACGACATGGTCCGGCCACCGACGACCCGCTCCGCTGTCCCCGGTGTCGGACGGCTCGGTTTACTCGAGCCGTCGGCCGCCGATTCACTGCGAGAGTTGGCGTGGGACAACGTCGAGAGCGTTCCACTGCTGTGGGCGCTGTCCCGCTCACCCGATGCCGATCTGGCGCTGCTGACGCTCATGCGATTGCGGGAGCAGCTCGGAAGTGACTGGGGTGCGCTGGATTCGGCGCTGCGGAGCAATGTGGCGCTGCGCGGGCGGCTCTTCGCGCTGATCGGATCGTCGAGTGCGTTCGGCGATCATCTGGTGGCCGATCCGGCCGCCTGGCGGTTGCTGCTGCGCGCCGAATTGCCCTCGCGGGACGAGGTGCTCACCGCACTGCTCGATGCCGTGCACGCGACGCCGGAGACCGGGCCCAATGCCGGGCCCATGCTGTTCCGTGCCGGAATCGCAGGGCCGGAGGCGGTCGCGCTGCTGCGCAAGCGGTATCGCGATGAGCTCATGCTGCTGGCCGCCACCGATCTCGCCGCCACCGTCGAGAATGAACCGGTACTGCCGTACCAGCAGGTCGGCTGGCATCTCACCGATCTCGCCGATGCCGCCTTGACCGCGGCGCTGTCGGTGGCGGTCGCGCGGGTTTGCCCCGATCGTGAGGTGCCCGCGCGGCTGGCCGTGATCGCCATGGGCAAATGCGGTGCGCGCGAGTTGAATTACGTCTCCGATGTGGACGTCATCTTCGTCGCCGAACCCGCCGATACCACCACCACCCGGCTCGCCGCCGAGATGATGAGCGTCGGCGGGGCCGCGTTCTTCGAGGTCGACGCCGCACTGCGCCCCGAGGGCAAGGCGGGTGCGCTGGTGCGCACCCTGGAATCGCATATCGCGTACTACAAGCGCTGGGCGCGCACCTGGGAGTTCCAGGCACTGCTCAAAATGCGCCCCGCCACCGGCGATCTCGATCTCGGCCAGCAGTATCGGGAAGCGCTCATGCCGATGGTGTGGGCGGCCTCGGAGCGCCCGGACTTCGTCACCGATGTGCAGGCCATGCGCCGCCGCGTCGAGGATCTGGTGCCCGCCGATATGCGCGAGCGCGAACTCAAGCTCGGGCATGGCAGTCTGCGCGATGTCGAATTCGCCGTACAGCTGCTGCAATTGGTGCACGGTAAGGCCGATGAGGCGCTGCATACGCAGGGCACCGTCGAATCGCTGGGCGCACTCGCCGCGCGCGGATATGTCGGCCGCGATGATGCCGCGAATCTGACCGCCTCCTACGAGTTTCTGCGCCTGCTCGAGCATCGCCTGCAGTTGCAGCGGCTCAAGCGCACGCACACCCTGCCCGCGCCCGAGGATGAGGAGGGCATGCGCTGGCTGGCGCGCGCCGCGCACATGCGCCCCGACGGCCGCCAGGACGCGGTCGGTGTGCTCACCAGCGAGATCCGACGCAATGCGGTGCGGGTGCGGCGCTTGCACGCCAAGCTCTTCTACCGTCCGCTGCTGGAATCGGTTGCGCGCCTTGACGCGGACTCGCTGCGGCTGAGTCCGGAGGCGGCCGTCCGGCAGTTGGCGGCGCTGGGTTATGCCGCACCGGAGAACGCGCTCGGTCATCTGAAGGCGCTCACCGGCGAGGTCGGCCGCAAGGGCCGTATTCAGGCGCTGCTGCTGCCCACCCTGCTCGAATGGCTCGGGGAGACACCGAATCCCGATGCCGGACTGCTCGCCTACCGCCGGGTCTCCGAGGGCCTGGACAATGAGATCTGGTTCCTGCGCGAACTCCGCGACGAGGGTGCCATCGCCCAGCGTTTGATGATCGTGCTCGGCTCGTCGGCGTACCTGCCGGATCTGCTGATCAACGCGCCCGAGACCATCCGCATGTACGCCGACGGACCGAACGGACCACTGCTGCTGGCTCCCGCCATCGGTGATGTCGCGCGCGGAATCCTCTCCGGCGCAAGGCGTTACGAGGACCCCAAGCGCGCCGTCGCCACCGCCCGCTCGCTGCGCAGGCATGAACTCGCGCGCATCGCCTCGGCCGATGTGCTGGGCATGCTCGAGGTACCGCAGGTCTGCGAGGCGCTCTCCTCGGTGTGGATCGCGACCCTGGAGGCCGCCCTCCAGTCCGTAATCCGTTCCAGCGGAACGCAACCCGCCGACTTCGCCGTCATCGGCATGGGCCGCCTCGGCGGTATGGAGCTCGGCTACGGCTCCGATGCCGATGTGCTCTTCGTCTGCGATCCGCGCCCCGGCGTGGATGAGACGGTCGCGGTGAAATGGGCGATCGGTGTGGCCGAACAGGTCCAGCGCCTGCTCGGCGCGCCCAGCACCGACCCGCCGCTTCAGGTCGACGCGGGCCTGCGCCCCGAGGGGCGCAATGGCGCACTGGTCCGCACCCTCGCCGCCTACGCCGCCTACTACAAACAGTGGGCACAGCCCTGGGAGGTGCAGGCGCTGCTGCGCGCCCGGCAGGTGGCCGGTGACCCCGAACTGGGTGTCCGCTTCCTGCATACGGTCGACCCGGTCCGCTATCCCGCGGGCGGTATGTCCGCCGAGGGTGTTCGCGAAGTCCGGCGCATCAAGGCGCGCGTGGACGCCGAACGCCTGCCGCGCGGCGCGAATCCGGCCACCCACACCAAACTCGGCCGCGGCGGTCTCGCCGATGTCGAGTGGACGGTTCAGCTGTTGCAGCTCCAGCACGCGCACGCCGTCCCGGCGCTGCACAACACCTCGACCCTGCAATGCCTCGACGCCATCGAGGCCGCGGATCTGGTGGACCCCGCCGATGTCGCCCTCCTGCGCGATGCCTGGCTCACCGCCACCAAGGCCCGCAATGCCCTGGTCCTGGTCCGCGGTAAACCCGCCGACCAGCTGCCCGGCCCCGGCACCCTGTTGTCCGCGGTCGCCCGGGTCGCCGGTTGGCCCAATGACGACGGCAGTGAATTCCTCGACCACTACATGCGGGTGACCCGGCGAGCCAAGACGGTCGTGGAGCGAGTCTTCGGCGGCGAATAGGGGCTACGGAACGTATCGTTCGCCCGGGCAGCCCATACGTTCCGTCGGGCCGTCGCGGCCGGACACGGCATTAGGCTCGATACTCATGAGTGTCGCTGAGCAGCTGATTCCGTCGTTCGTCCGGAATGTCCCCGACGCCGAGCTGACGCCGGATCCGCTCGATCCCGCGCAGATCATCTCGGGCACGCCCGAGGTGTCGGGACTGGTGCTGTGGGAGTCCGCCGACGGCGCGCGGACGCACGGGATCTGGCAGATCACGCCCGGCGTGGTGACCGATACCGAGGCCGATGAGCTGTTCGTGGTGCTGTCGGGGCGGGCCACGGTGGCGATCGAGGGCGGCGCGACTTTGGAAGTGGGTCCGGGCGACGCATGTGTGCTCCGTGAAGGTGATCGCACCACCTGGACCGTGCACGAGACACTGCGCAAGGTCTATTCGATCACCACCCACGACTGATCGGCTTCGGACCCACTGAGCTTCGATGCGCGATGTCACCGCTCGTCATCCCGGCCTGGATCGCGCCGGGATGACTCTGCGGCTTCATGCCGCCCAGCTCGGCGATCAGGGGAGGGCTTCGGGGTCTGAGGTGAGGTCTGTTCTGGCCGAAGGGATTTCGGCTCCGAGGACCGCGGGGACCGCCGGGGGCGGGGTGCCGAGGAGTTCTTGCTGACGATCGCGGACCAGCCAATCCGGCGTGCGATGGGAGCTGTCGGAATCCGAGGCGGGGCCGCCCGATACGGGATGCATGCCGGGGAGCAGGCCCATCGACGGGGCGGCAGACCGGAGCGCGGTGGTGGGAGGTGTGGGGGTGGCGGGCTTTCCGGAGGGGGGCGGAGCCGGGTAGCTGCGGCCCGGATCGGGTTGCGCGGGAAGATCGTTCCGAAAACGAGGAATGAGTGATCCGCCGGGGATGGGGAGGCCGCTCGGAGTATGCGGAGTGGGGGACCCGACGGGGAAACCGCTCGGGGCTCGGGGTGTCGCGCGTTGCGGGTCGGTGGAAGCCGTTGCGGACAGCGGGTTTCCGCTGTCCGAGGTACTCGCGGGCGAGGTGAGCGCCGTGGAACGGTCGGCGTTCGTGCCCGGGTTCTGCGCGGCGGATGAGGGCGAGGTGTCTTCCTCGGACCGCGCGCCGCTGGATACCGTCGCCCCGTCGGCCGTACTGGGCTGCCCGTTATTGCTGTGTGCGGCTGTCTGATTCGGGTTGCCCGATCGTCGTGCGCCGCTGTCCACGGTGGGGTGCATCGAATCCGCCGGGTCCGCGCGGTGCGGCAGGCCCCGAAGCGAATTCGTGCCGCTCGACGAGATGCCCTCCGGCGCATCGTCACCCGGTGCCGCACCATCGGCCACGGCGAATGAGCCGAAGGCCGGAACTCCCGATCCGGCGGGCGGATACGTCGGAATGTAGTTGGCCTCCATGGCGGCGATGGCGACCTGTCGGAGCTCTTCGCGGGCCGCCTCGCGGCTGTGTGCGTCGCCGGGCGGATCGCCGACGATTGCGGCGACAGTGGCCGAGGAGGGGCCGGTGACACCGGCGGCGGGCGGTGGCACCGTACGCCGGACCGCCTCGGCCCCGTAGGACGCGGCGAGTATGCGATGCCCGGTGCTGTGCGCGATTTCGGTGATATCGGTGGCCCATTGGACGAAGTCCCGCGCCGCCTGGGCTCCGGCATCGGCGATATGCCCGCGCATCCCCGCGGCGAGGGCGGACTGGACGGTGCTGTGCAGCCCCGTGATCGCGCCGGAGAGACTGTCCGCGATATCCACCCAGACGGCGGCCTGCGCCCGCATGGCCCCGGGATCCATGGTCTGGGCGTGCGCGTAGATCTCCGCGTGTGACATCCCCGGAAAGTGTTCGAGCCGTTCGATGTAATCGGGATCGACACCGCCCTGCGAGATCCTTCGCTGCTCACGCTCCGCGCCCTGCTGAGCCCGCTCCGCCTGTGCGCGTGATCGATTCGAATTCATCGAACCTCCCTTCCCTCACCGTTTTGGACGCGGCGCGCGGGCGAGTGGTTCCCGCACCGCATCGGCGGGATTCGTCTCGGCGGGATCGGCGGACGTCCGGGGCGACATCGGCGACCCGCGGAATGCGAGCGCGTGCGTCGTGCGCGCCTCAGTCCTTCCGGGCTTGCAGGGTGAAGCTCAGCGGCAGCCGTTCGGAGTGTTCGGCCAGCCGCCATTCCCCGCCCTCGTCGGGAACCATCCGTCCGGGCAGGGCATTCCACGGCACGGTGGCGTGTTCGACCAATCCGGTGAGGGACAGTCCCGAGGCCAGCACCGCGCCGACGATCTCACCCAGACCGTGATTCCATTCGTGGGTAACGGTTTTCGTGATCACCCCGTCGGTCTCGATATAGGTGCTCCCGTCGTCGAACACCATCGGTTCGGCGGTCTCGAAGTACGGGTAGCCGATGACGAGCCGATCCAGCTGGGTCTCGTCGATCGCGGACAGCACCGGATGCCCTTCACGAATGAACAGCCGCCCGCCCGGGCGCAGCAGTGTGGCCACGGTCTCGGCCCAGCGCCGGATATCGGGCAGCCAGCACAGCGCGCCCACCCCGGTGTACACCAGATCGAATTGCCCCGCGCCGAGGACATGCACGGCCTCGTAGACATCGGATTCCACGTATTCGATAGCCGCACTTGCGTCTTCGGCCAGCTTCCGCGCCTGCGCCAGCGATGCGGAGGAGAAGTCGAGCCCGGTCATATTCGCCCCGAGCCGGGTCAAAGACAGTGTGTCGGTGCCGATATGGCATTGCAGATGCACCCCGCGCAGTCCGCGAATATCGCCGAGCAGTGGCAGATCGAATCGCACCACCTCGCTCAGAAAGCTGGTGTCGGTGCGGAATTTGTCGAGGGCATAGTCGGAGGAGGCGGCATGAAGCGGCGCGCGTTCATCCCAATTGTCGCGGTTCAGAACCCGGTAATCGCTCACGTCCACCGACTGTGCCACGTCGATGCCCCACCGCGCCGGTCATTTACGCGCGGGTCGCACGCAGGTCAGCGCGTTCCCGCAGTGCAGTAGGGTGGTCGGCGGCCGCGCGGTCGTGGGGGTTTCAGCGGAATTGTCGGCCCTGGCCCGCGAGTACACCGCGGTGGTCGTGACTGGTGAGGGTGGCGGGACAACGCCGGGATGGGGGAGTAGTGGTCGAACAGCAGCGCGTGGCCGACGTCACCGTGGTGATACCGGGTGGGACGCAGCCGCGCCCGGGGCAATTCGACGCGGAGGGGTCGGGAGAACGGCCCCGCGGCCGATTCGGACTGCGCTGGGGCGGTCGGCCCGCACGTCGCCGGGGGTGGTTCGGATGGATCGGGGTGGTGCTGGGCTGGATCGCGCTCGCCGCCGGTCTGACCGGTGTCGGTCTGCACTACAGCTCGGGGTCGTCGAAGGCACTGGTGCTCGCGGCGTCGTTCGCGTCGTATCTGATGATCGGTGCGGTTCTCGGACTGCTGATCCTGTTGCTCGCCCGGGCGTGGCGCAGTGCGATCGCCGCCACACTCGTGACCGCCGCCGCGCTGTGGTCGCAGCTGCCGATGCTGTGGCCGGACGGTAGCGCCCCGCCGGGTGTGGATGTGGCCGTCATGCAGTCGAATCTGCTGTTCGGTCTGGCGGACGCGGACGCGGTGGTGCGGGCCGTGCGGGAGAATCGCGTCGAGGCGCTGACCCTCGAGGAGCTGACACCCGAGATCGTCACCCGGCTGGACAACGCGGGCATCGCGGAGGTCCTGCCGTACCGGTACCTCGAGCCCGCGCAGGGCGGTCAGGGCTCGGGCATTCTCAGCCGCTATCCCCTGGAGTCGGGTGCCAAGCTCACCGGTTTCCTGCTGAACAATGTGCGCGCCACCATGATTCACCCGGACCTGGGCCGGGTCGAGGTCTTCCAATTCCATCCCATCCCACCGAATCTCGACTTCGGCGCCTGGACCGATGAACTACGCACCATCGGCGACCTGCTCGACCGGCAGCCCGGAAAGGTCATTGTCGGCGGCGATTTCAACTCCACCTTCGACCACTCCGCGTACCGGAACCTGTTGAACGACAGGTACGCCGACGCCGCCGAACTCCTCGGCGTGGGCGCGCTTCCCACCTGGCCGAACGATCGGGCCTGGGGTCCACTACTCGGCCTGGATCGGGTACTGGTCGCGGGCGGGCACGCCACCGAGATCCGTTCACTCACAATTCCGCGATCCGATCACCGCGCAGTCGTTGCACGCCTGTGTCTCTGAGCGCTACAACGAGAGGAACCCGCATCGCCGTCCGCGATCGCGGACCGGGTGCGAGACGGTGACAGCGCCTACAAATAGCCGAGACACCTTGCGCCGGAGCCCATTCGAAGGGCTCCGGCGCCGGCTGAATCAGGCCGAGGCGATATGCGCGTCGAGCCAGTTCACCAGATCGGTGATGACCTTGTCCTGCTCGGGCTCGTTGTAGATCTCGTGGAACAGACCGTCATAGCGGATGACGGTCTTGTCCTTGGAGGCCGCGTCCCGCTCCAGCAGATCCGCGCCCTCCGGCGAGGCCAGCCCATCGGCCGCGCCGTGCTGCACCAGCAGCGGAGCGGTCAGCTGATTCAGATGCGAGAGCACATACGTTCCGGCCCTGAGCATTTCGGCGGCGGTGCGGGCGGGCACCCCACCGTGATACACCAGCGGATCGGTGTCGTAGGCGCGCACCACCTCGGGATCGCGGCTCACCAATTTCGAATCCAGCTTCACCACGGGCAGTGTCGGCGCGAGTTTGGAGACGATCGGCGCGAACAGTCGCTGCACCGCATTGCCCGCGTCGACCACGATCGCCGGACCCGACAGCACCACCCCGGCGACATCGAGGGGCGCGCGCGTCGCGAGATAGGCGACGGTGAGCCCGCCCATACTGTGCCCGATCACGAACCGCGGCAGTCCGGGATGCTCCCGCGCGGCGATATCCAGCAGCGACCGCACATTGTCAGCGGCACCGTCGAGCGAGACGACATTCGCCTTCCCGCCCTCGGAACGCCCGTGCCCGGTGTGGTCGAGCGCGTAGGCCGCGACTCCGGCGTCGTTCAAACGCTCGGCCACATGCGCGTACCGCCCGGAATGCTCCGCGTACCCGTGCACGATCACCGCCACGGCCCGCGGTTCGCCCTCGGGCAGCCAGGCCTGCCAGAACACCCGCCCCGCACTGCCCTGGAACTCGCCGGTCTCGTTTCGGGTCATCATCGCTCCCTCTGGTCGAATATCCGCCGGGTCATTCTCGCACCCGAGGTTGGGCGAGGCGGTCGATGAGTCGCCGATTGAAGGTGATCAGGCGGGCGTAGTTGGCGCGGGAGAGGCGTTCGTCGGTGCCGTGGATGCGCTCCAGATCGTGTGCGGTCAGCACGATGGGGGCGAAGTTGCAGCGGGTGGCGGCGAGATCGTCGTAGTAGCGGGAGTCGGTCGCGCCGGGGACCATGCCGACGGTGACGGCGGTATCCGGGACCACCTCGCGGGTGAGATCGGCGATCAGGTCGAAGAGCGGTCCGGCGGCCGGATCGGGGGAGGGCTCGGACGCGGTGCCGACGAGTTCGACGGTCACCTGTTCGTCGCGGACCACGCGGCGGCAGTGCGCGAGCACATCGTCGACCGAATCGCCGGGCAGAATACGGAAATTCACGAAGGCCTCGGCGCGCTGCGGCAGCACATTCGGCTTCACGCCACCGTGGATCATGGTGGGCGCGGTGGTGGTGCGCACCAGCGCCTCGGTGGTCGGCCGGGCCGCCAGCACCCGGGCCACCGCCGGGCCCGCGACCCCGACCAGGCCGAGTAGGGTGCGGCGCGGTTCGGACATGACACTCCGGAGCCGGGTGAGCATGTCGAGCGTCACCGGTGTCAGGCGCAGCGGGAACGGATGATCCTGGAGCCGGGCCACCGCCCGCGCCAGCCGCCCAACGGCGGTCTGGCGACCGGGCATGGAGGAGTGCCCGCCGATGGCGGTCACCGCGAGCCGGATGGTGGCGAAACCCTTCTCGCCCACCATGATCGTGGCGACCGGGACGCCCACACCCGGTGCGACTCCGGTGGTGACGACTCCGCCCTCGTCCAGCAGCAGCTCCGCGCGCACCCCGGCCGCGCGCAAGCGCGCGGACATGCGTCCGGCTCCGGCGAGCCCGAACACCTCTTCATCGTGTCCGAAGGCCAAATACACTGTCCCGCTGGGCTGTACGCCCGCAGCCAGCGCGGATTCGACGGCCTCCAGTATGGCCATCACCCGGCTCTTGTCGTCGATGGCGCCGCGCCCCCAGATGAATTCGTCATCCACCACACCGGCGAAGGGTGGATGCGTCCAGCCCCGCTCGTCATCGACGGGTACGACGTCCATATGGCCGAGCAGGATCGCCGCGACCCGCTCCGGGGTCTCGGGGTCGGCCCCGGCCCACCGGTAGAGGCGGGCGTGCCCGAACCGCTCGAGCTGGAGGTGCCGGTGCACCA is a genomic window containing:
- a CDS encoding bifunctional [glutamine synthetase] adenylyltransferase/[glutamine synthetase]-adenylyl-L-tyrosine phosphorylase produces the protein MVRPPTTRSAVPGVGRLGLLEPSAADSLRELAWDNVESVPLLWALSRSPDADLALLTLMRLREQLGSDWGALDSALRSNVALRGRLFALIGSSSAFGDHLVADPAAWRLLLRAELPSRDEVLTALLDAVHATPETGPNAGPMLFRAGIAGPEAVALLRKRYRDELMLLAATDLAATVENEPVLPYQQVGWHLTDLADAALTAALSVAVARVCPDREVPARLAVIAMGKCGARELNYVSDVDVIFVAEPADTTTTRLAAEMMSVGGAAFFEVDAALRPEGKAGALVRTLESHIAYYKRWARTWEFQALLKMRPATGDLDLGQQYREALMPMVWAASERPDFVTDVQAMRRRVEDLVPADMRERELKLGHGSLRDVEFAVQLLQLVHGKADEALHTQGTVESLGALAARGYVGRDDAANLTASYEFLRLLEHRLQLQRLKRTHTLPAPEDEEGMRWLARAAHMRPDGRQDAVGVLTSEIRRNAVRVRRLHAKLFYRPLLESVARLDADSLRLSPEAAVRQLAALGYAAPENALGHLKALTGEVGRKGRIQALLLPTLLEWLGETPNPDAGLLAYRRVSEGLDNEIWFLRELRDEGAIAQRLMIVLGSSAYLPDLLINAPETIRMYADGPNGPLLLAPAIGDVARGILSGARRYEDPKRAVATARSLRRHELARIASADVLGMLEVPQVCEALSSVWIATLEAALQSVIRSSGTQPADFAVIGMGRLGGMELGYGSDADVLFVCDPRPGVDETVAVKWAIGVAEQVQRLLGAPSTDPPLQVDAGLRPEGRNGALVRTLAAYAAYYKQWAQPWEVQALLRARQVAGDPELGVRFLHTVDPVRYPAGGMSAEGVREVRRIKARVDAERLPRGANPATHTKLGRGGLADVEWTVQLLQLQHAHAVPALHNTSTLQCLDAIEAADLVDPADVALLRDAWLTATKARNALVLVRGKPADQLPGPGTLLSAVARVAGWPNDDGSEFLDHYMRVTRRAKTVVERVFGGE
- a CDS encoding cupin domain-containing protein: MSVAEQLIPSFVRNVPDAELTPDPLDPAQIISGTPEVSGLVLWESADGARTHGIWQITPGVVTDTEADELFVVLSGRATVAIEGGATLEVGPGDACVLREGDRTTWTVHETLRKVYSITTHD
- a CDS encoding class I SAM-dependent methyltransferase, whose protein sequence is MSDYRVLNRDNWDERAPLHAASSDYALDKFRTDTSFLSEVVRFDLPLLGDIRGLRGVHLQCHIGTDTLSLTRLGANMTGLDFSSASLAQARKLAEDASAAIEYVESDVYEAVHVLGAGQFDLVYTGVGALCWLPDIRRWAETVATLLRPGGRLFIREGHPVLSAIDETQLDRLVIGYPYFETAEPMVFDDGSTYIETDGVITKTVTHEWNHGLGEIVGAVLASGLSLTGLVEHATVPWNALPGRMVPDEGGEWRLAEHSERLPLSFTLQARKD
- a CDS encoding endonuclease/exonuclease/phosphatase family protein, which translates into the protein MVEQQRVADVTVVIPGGTQPRPGQFDAEGSGERPRGRFGLRWGGRPARRRGWFGWIGVVLGWIALAAGLTGVGLHYSSGSSKALVLAASFASYLMIGAVLGLLILLLARAWRSAIAATLVTAAALWSQLPMLWPDGSAPPGVDVAVMQSNLLFGLADADAVVRAVRENRVEALTLEELTPEIVTRLDNAGIAEVLPYRYLEPAQGGQGSGILSRYPLESGAKLTGFLLNNVRATMIHPDLGRVEVFQFHPIPPNLDFGAWTDELRTIGDLLDRQPGKVIVGGDFNSTFDHSAYRNLLNDRYADAAELLGVGALPTWPNDRAWGPLLGLDRVLVAGGHATEIRSLTIPRSDHRAVVARLCL
- a CDS encoding alpha/beta hydrolase, whose amino-acid sequence is MMTRNETGEFQGSAGRVFWQAWLPEGEPRAVAVIVHGYAEHSGRYAHVAERLNDAGVAAYALDHTGHGRSEGGKANVVSLDGAADNVRSLLDIAAREHPGLPRFVIGHSMGGLTVAYLATRAPLDVAGVVLSGPAIVVDAGNAVQRLFAPIVSKLAPTLPVVKLDSKLVSRDPEVVRAYDTDPLVYHGGVPARTAAEMLRAGTYVLSHLNQLTAPLLVQHGAADGLASPEGADLLERDAASKDKTVIRYDGLFHEIYNEPEQDKVITDLVNWLDAHIASA
- a CDS encoding M20 family peptidase — its product is MTRTAPGSTPTVDDATAERLGAALRCVTISREDPAETDTSEFDRLTAHLEACFPLVHRHLQLERFGHARLYRWAGADPETPERVAAILLGHMDVVPVDDERGWTHPPFAGVVDDEFIWGRGAIDDKSRVMAILEAVESALAAGVQPSGTVYLAFGHDEEVFGLAGAGRMSARLRAAGVRAELLLDEGGVVTTGVAPGVGVPVATIMVGEKGFATIRLAVTAIGGHSSMPGRQTAVGRLARAVARLQDHPFPLRLTPVTLDMLTRLRSVMSEPRRTLLGLVGVAGPAVARVLAARPTTEALVRTTTAPTMIHGGVKPNVLPQRAEAFVNFRILPGDSVDDVLAHCRRVVRDEQVTVELVGTASEPSPDPAAGPLFDLIADLTREVVPDTAVTVGMVPGATDSRYYDDLAATRCNFAPIVLTAHDLERIHGTDERLSRANYARLITFNRRLIDRLAQPRVRE